The Triplophysa rosa linkage group LG25, Trosa_1v2, whole genome shotgun sequence genome window below encodes:
- the crebbpa gene encoding CREB-binding protein isoform X2, with amino-acid sequence MAENVLDVGPPNAKRAKLTAPAQDAPELGSLSWDDLENDLPDELIPNGSDLGLMSMPSNGGSAGGHGPMVQDAAAKHKQLSELLRPGSSSNLIASPQPGGMAAQLGGLGKSSLGQGSPSHPSQTPKQGTQGGNAGSAGMGLGTGFNQAMLNSGQPHGMLGQNAGTQQGQAMNGTLGSVGRGRGAAGTQYQSAAMQVAPSVGATGRGAAGSVLAETLTQGAQQMGINAQQAGNINKMGMAGGNSQFGQYQGGGQQIGTAGVNAQLQNKGTLPNSLPPFPTDLKGAAVTSVPNMPQQQQVPVGMVAGQGVSAGPTADPEKRKLIQQQLVLLLHAHKCQRREQANGEVRACSLPHCRTMKNVLNHMTHCQAGKSCQVAHCASSRQIISHWKNCTRHDCPVCLPLKNASDKRNQQPMLSSPNAGLQTSIGSVGTGQQTTPALSSSTPIDPSSMQRAYAALGLPYSSQTPTQAQSPAQTQGAGQPTAQTQQQMRTLNLLGGSQMNLSGSAIGVPTSDQAKLLSDGTMSSTLNANTQLMSDIPAVGNMSNLPTAAPLSATGVRKAWHEHVTQDLRNHLVHKLVQAIFPTPDPAALKDRRMENLVAYARKVEGDMYESANSRDEYYHFLAEKIYKIQKELEEKRRSRLQRQIINQTPMTAAGQQPQALNQPNVMGPRPQNGPVPMPNVPNQIMNRMPVSQGMNPFNTMPSVPMSQAPMASRAASPINHPQQINMNQVPTMNMSPTRMPQTQGMLGTHAGNMVAPTNQTQFVAQTQFPTNAMNVNIGQPNTQPAVSQQQNANLPLNALGPLGPQLGCPTPPQAPLRATPPPNTTVSTTNLPAALQPNRASTPVPAQGTPPHTQPQAELPLSAHQHPGTPSGDNRVPTPASAGSTDLHSQHPVPDVPPSETKTEEQDYDMGIKTEPKMESEDDTFSMLVKREEQEGSEAKQEPMETEDKKTDIKAETKEEDESRTNGTTSSSPSQSRRKIFKPEELRQALMPTLESLYRQDPESLPFRQPVDPLVLGIPDYFDIVKNPIDLSTIKRKLDTGQYQEPWQYVEDVWLMFNNAWLYNRKTSRVYKYCSKLAEVFEQEIDPVMQGLGYCCGRKYEFSPQTLCCYGKQLCTIPRDGTYYSYQNRYHFCEKCFNEIQGDSVTLGDDPAQPQTMISKDQFERKKNDTLDPEPFVECKDCGRKMHQICVLHYEVIWPSGFICENCLKKSGKSRKENKFSAKRLQSTRLGMYIEDRVNKYLKRQNHLEAGEVFVRVVASSDKTVEVKPGMKARFVDTGEMLESFPYRTKALFAFEEIDGVDVCFFGMHVQEYGSECSFPNTRRVYISYLDSIHFFRPRLLRTAVYHEILIGYLEYVKKLGYVTAHIWACPPSEGDDYIFHCHPADQKIPKPKRLQEWYRKMLDKAYAERILHDYKDIFKQATEDRLTSANELPYFEGDFWPNVLEESIKELEQEEEERKKEENTAVCETPEFRSFQKGTPGDSKNAKKKNNKKTNKNKSSLSRANKKKPGMPNVANDLSQKLYAAMEKHKEVFFVIHLHSGPMVNTLPPIIDSDPFLTCDLMDGRDAFLTLARDKHWEFSSLRRCKWSTMCMLVELHNQGQDRFVYTCNECKHHVETRWHCTVCEDFDLCISCYNTKGHEHQMVKWGLGLDDDSNSQSGEASKSPQESRRLSIQRCIQSLVHACQCRNANCSLPSCQKMKRVVQHTKGCKRKTNGGCPVCKQLIALCCYHAKHCQENKCPVPFCLNIKHKLRQQQLQHRLQQAQMMRRRMATMQGRAMPQSLPSPPASTAHSTPTSHQQPNTPQTPQPLSNQPATPNAGVMSPAYPNVPRNGQPPPQASQGKPGPQASPLHQQQSPLPHPPQQQPLQQHPQQQAPPPAAVRMAQHIEMVAQAQHNRMNGLPINHQQPRMPGPMQPPIVGPRGQQVMQPMLQGQWAGGPQAGMQVTQQPVAPQQAAQGPQQTIPMQRPMMPQQAAQQRMMVPTQGQQPRATQRPGAIAPNALQDLLRTLKSPSSPQQQQQVLNILKSNPQLMAAFIKQRTAKYANQPQQQPGMHAAQPAMQGMATMQGVPRPGMAPQQQQQQPMPQGTQNQLMNPAHTNNPQLQELYRRQILQQQQQQQQQQQQGVMQQAHGQFPQAQGAATNYSQLRIQQQQQLAMQGQLPSMAQMGQAGLGIESTPNLLHQRMLQQQQLPQQQAVLKSPMSSPAQQSPMSPQAHLLTGQPMGNALGSQVCSPAPVQSPRPPSQQPPPHSSPSPQVQPQPSPQHAPPHTGAPHTSLATPMPGSLEQGHLGTPEQSAMLPQLNTPNHGGLPSDLSMGGDATGDTLEKFVERL; translated from the exons AGTTGGGCTCACTTTCCTGGGATGACCTGGAGAATGATCTTCCAGATGAGCTGATTCCCAATGGAAGCGACCTGGGGCTCATGTCCATGCCGTCTAACGGTGGTTCAGCAGGTGGTCACGGCCCCATGGTACAAGACGCTGCCGCCAAGCATAAGCAGCTCTCGGAGCTCCTACGGCCGGGAAGCAGCAGCAACCTCATCGCCAGTCCGCAGCCCGGAGGCATGGCGGCTCAGCTAGGCGGGCTGGGAAAGAGTTCTCTAGGTCAGGGCTCTCCTTCCCATCCCTCTCAAACACCGAAACAAGGGACACAGGGGGGTAATGCTGGATCAGCTGGCATGGGACTCGGCACAGGATTTAACCAAGCTATGCTGAACAGCGGCCAGCCTCACGGCATGTTGGGACAGAACGCGGGCACTCAGCAGGGTCAGGCGATGAATGGAACTCTTGGGTCCGTAGGCCGGGGTCGCGGTGCGGCGGGGACGCAGTACCAGAGTGCTGCTATGCAAGTGGCACCTTCAGTAGGGGCAACGGGGAGGGGAGCAGCGGGCAGCGTCCTGGCAGAGACTCTCACGCAAGGGGCACAGCAGATGGGCATCAACGCTCAGCAGGCTGGCAACATCAACAAG ATGGGCATGGCAGGTGGTAATAGTCAGTTCGGTCAGTATCAGGGCGGAGGGCAACAAATAGGTACGGCTGGCGTAAATGCTCAGCTACAGAATAAAGGCACCCTGCCCAACAGTTTGCCACCTTTCCCAACTGACCTCAAAGGAGCAGCAGTCACCAGCGTGCCAAACATG CCCCAGCAGCAGCAGGTGCCAGTTGGAATGGTAGCAGGTCAGGGCGTGTCCGCAGGCCCCACGGCCGACCCGGAGAAGCGCAAGCTGATCCAGCAGCAGCTGGTTCTGCTGCTCCACGCCCACAAGTGCCAGCGGCGCGAGCAGGCAAACGGCGAGGTGAGAGCTTGCTCGCTGCCCCACTGCAGGACCATGAAGAACGTTCTCAACCACATGACACACTGCCAGGCCGGCAAATCCTGCCAAG TGGCTCACTGTGCTTCATCGAGGCAGATCATCTCTCACTGGAAGAACTGCACGAGGCATGACTGTCCCGTCTGCCTCCCGCTGAAGAACGCCAGTGACAAGCGCAACCAGCAAC CTATGCTGAGTTCGCCTAACGCTGGTCTGCAGACCTCCATCGGGTCAGTCGGCACGGGCCAGCAGACGACGCCTGCTCTAAGCAGCTCCACACCCATCGACCCCAGCTCCATGCAGCGGGCGTACGCCGCCCTCGGCCTCCCTTACAGCAGCCAAACCCCCACGCAAGCCCAGTCTCCTGCACAGACACAGGGTGCCGGGCAGCCGACTGCACAGACCCAGCAGCAGATGAGAACACTCAATCTACTCG GTGGTAGTCAAATGAACCTGAGCGGAAGTGCAATTGGCGTGCCGACATCAGACCAGGCCAAGCTGCTCTCGGACGGCACCATGTCGTCCACCCTCAACGCTAACAC TCAGCTGATGTCAGACATCCCTGCTGTGGGCAATATGAGTAATCTGCCTACGGCGGCACCGCTGTCAGCCACCGGCGTGAGGAAGGCCTGGCACGAGCACGTCACCCAGGACCTCCGGAATCACCTTGTACACAAACT GGTTCAGGCCATCTTCCCTACGCCGGACCCCGCTGCTCTAAAGGACCGCCGAATGGAAAATTTAGTAGCGTATGCACGGAAAGTGGAAGGGGATATGTACGAGTCTGCTAACAGCAGG GACGAGTACTATCACTTCCTGGCTGAGAAGATCTATAAGATCCAGAAAGAGCTGGAGGAGAAGAGAAGGTCACGATTACAGAGGCAGATTATTAACCAAACGCCCATGACGGCAGCGGGGCAACAGCCACAGGCCCTCAACCAGCCTAATGTCATGGGACCTCGGCCACAGA ATGGACCTGTGCCTATGCCCAATGTGCCAAATCAGATCATGAATCGCATGCCGGTGTCACAAG GGATGAATCCATTCAATACAATGCCCAGTGTGCCGATGTCTCAGGCTCCCATGGCATCCCGTGCTGCTTCTCCAATAAACCATCCACAACAGATTAACATGAACCAAGTCCCAACG ATGAATATGTCACCCACACGAATGCCCCAGACGCAAGGCATGCTGGGAACGCACGCCGGGAACATGGTGGCGCCCACCAATCAGACACAGTTTGTGGCTCAGACGCAGTTTCCCACCAACGCCATGAATGTCAACATTGGCCAGCCCAACACGCAGCCGGCTGTTTCACAG CAGCAGAACGCTAACCTACCCCTGAATGCACTTGGCCCCTTGGGCCCCCAGCTAGGCTGCCCCACGCCCCCTCAGGCTCCACTCCGCGCCACACCACCCCCCAACACCACCGTCAGCACCACTAACTTGCCAGCAGCACTGCAGCCCAATCGGGCCTCCACACCCGTCCCTGCTCAGGGCACCCCGCCTCACACGCAGCCCCAGGCGGAGCTGCCTTTATCCGCCCACCAGCACCCTGGAACACCG AGCGGTGATAATCGTGTACCCACCCCAGCATCAGCAGGCAGCACCGACCTGCACTCCCAGCATCCCGTGCCTGACGTGCCTCCCAGCGAAACGAAAACAGAGGAGCAGGATTACGACATGGGCATCAAAACAGAGCCCAAGATGGAG AGCGAGGATGACACATTCTCCATGTTGGTCAAGAGAGAGGAGCAAGAGGGGTCGGAGGCCAAGCAGGAGCCGATGGAGACAGAGGATAAGAAGACTGATATTAAAGCGGAGACCAAAGAGGAAGATGAAAGCAGGACAAACGGAACAACGTCCTCTTCACCATCGCAGTCGCGGAGGAAAA TCTTTAAGCCTGAAGAGCTGCGGCAGGCATTGATGCCCACGCTTGAGTCTCTGTATAGACAGGATCCAGAGTCTTTGCCATTCCGGCAGCCTGTGGACCCCCTTGTTCTTGGCATCCCA GATTACTTTGATATCGTGAAGAACCCGATAGACCTGTCGACTATCAAACGAAAGCTGGACACGGGTCAGTACCAGGAGCCCTGGCAGTACGTGGAGGACGTATGGCTGATGTTCAACAACGCTTGGTTGTACAATAGGAAGACATCACGTGTGTACAAATACTGCTCCAAACTGGCTGAGGTGTTCGAGCAGGAGATAGATCCTGTCATGCAGGGCCTCGGTTACTGTTGCGGAAGGAAG TACGAGTTTTCTCCTCAGACGCTGTGCTGCTACGGCAAGCAACTGTGTACAATACCCCGAGACGGCACTTATTACAGCTATCAGAACAG GTATCATTTCTGCGAGAAGTGCTTCAATGAGATTCAGGGAGATAGCGTGACGCTGGGAGACGATCCTGCTCAGCCGCAGAC TATGATTTCTAAAGACCAGTTTGAAAGGAAGAAGAACGACACGTTAGATCCTGAGCC GTTTGTTGAATGTAAAGATTGTGGGCGGAAGATGCATCAGATATGTGTCCTGCATTATGAAGTTATCTGGCCTTCTGG TTTCATCTgtgaaaattgtttaaaaaagagTGGGAAGTCAAGAAAAGAGAACAAATTTTCAGCGAAAA GGTTGCAGTCGACGAGGTTGGGCATGTACATAGAGGATCGGGTGAACAAGTACTTGAAAAGGCAGAATCATCTGGAAGCTGGAGAAGTGTTCGTGCGAGTAGTAGCCAGTTCGGACAAAACGGTGGAGGTCAAACCCGGCATGAAGGCCAG GTTTGTAGACACAGGAGAGATGCTTGAGAGCTTCCCCTACAGAACCAAAGCACTTTTTGCATTTGAGGAGATTGACGGAGTGGACGTGTGTTTCTTCGGCATGCACGTGCAAGAGTACGGATCTGAATGCTCTTTCCCCAACACCAG ACGGGTATACATATCGTACCTCGATAGTATTCACTTCTTCAGACCTCGCTTGCTGAGAACAGCAGTCTATCATGAAATCCTCATTGGCTATTTGGAATACGTCAAGAAGCTTGG ATACGTTACGGCTCACATCTGGGCGTGTCCGCCTAGTGAAGGTGATGACTATATCTTCCATTGTCACCCTGCCGATCAGAAGATCCCTAAACCCAAGCGCCTGCAGGAATGGTACCGTAAAATGCTGGACAAGGCCTATGCTGAGCGGATACTGCATGACTACAAG GACATCTTCAAGCAAGCCACAGAGGACCGTTTGACGAGTGCAAACGAGCTTCCATATTTCGAGGGGGACTTTTGGCCCAATGTGCTGGAGGAGAGCATCAAGGAGCTGGAAcaggaggaagaggagagaaagaaagaggagaACACAGCAGTATGCGAAACACCTGAG TTTCGTTCTTTCCAAAAGGGCACGCCAGGGGACAGTAAGAATGCAAAGAAGAAGAATAACAAGAAaacgaataaaaataaaagcagccTGAGCCGAGCCAATAAGAAGAAGCCTGGGATGCCGAATGTAGCCAATGACCTTTCTCAGAAACTTTATGCTGCCATGGAGAAACACAAAGAG GTGTTTTTTGTAATCCATCTCCACTCTGGGCCCATGGTCAACACACTACCACCCATCATTGACTCCGATCCCTTCCTTACTTGTGACCTAATGGACGGACGAGATGCCTTCCTGACGTTAGCACGAGACAAACACTGGGAGTTTAGCTCTCTGCGGCGTTGCAAGTGGAGCACCATGTGCATGCTGGTGGAATTGCACAACCAGGGCCAGGACCGCTTTGTCTACACCTGCAACGAATGTAAACACCACGTTGAAACACGCTGGCACTGCACTGTCTGCGAG GACTTTGACTTGTGCATTAGCTGCTACAACACTAAGGGTCATGAGCACCAGATGGTTAAGTGGGGTCTGGGTCTGGACGACGACAGCAACAGCCAAAGCGGTGAAGCCTCCAAGAGTCCTCAGGAGAGTCGGCGTCTAAGCATCCAGCGCTGCATCCAGTCTCTGGTTCACGCCTGCCAGTGCCGCAATGCCAACTGCTCCCTGCCATCTTGCCAGAAGATGAAACGAGTGGTGCAGCACACCAAGGGCTGCAAGCGCAAGACGAACGGCGGCTGTCCAGTGTGCAAGCAGCTTATCGCCCTCTGCTGTTACCACGCCAAGCACTGCCAGGAGAACAAGTGCCCCGTGCCCTTCTGCCTCAACATCAAGCACAAATTGCGTCAGCAGCAGCTGCAGCATAGACTGCAGCAGGCACAGATGATGCGAAGACGCATGGCCACTATGCAGGGGCGAGCCATGCCTCAGAGTCTGCCGTCGCCCCCTGCCTCCACAGCCCACAGCACGCCCACCTCCCATCAGCAACCCAACACCCCCCAAACCCCACAGCCGCTATCCAATCAGCCAGCCACGCCTAATGCGGGCGTCATGTCCCCTGCCTATCCCAATGTGCCCCGCAACGGGCAGCCGCCACCACAAGCCTCGCAGGGCAAACCCGGCCCACAAGCTTCCCCGCTTCACCAGCAGCAGTCTCCACTTCCCCATCCTCCTCAACAACAGCCGCTGCAACAACATCCACAACAGCAGGCTCCGCCCCCAGCTGCGGTAAGAATGGCGCAGCACATAGAAATGGTCGCACAGGCTCAACACAACCGCATGAATGGCCTTCCCATAAACCATCAACAGCCACGCATGCCAGGCCCCATGCAGCCTCCTATTGTTGGGCCACGTGGGCAGCAAGTCATGCAGCCTATGCTACAAGGGCAGTGGGCCGGAGGCCCTCAGGCAGGTATGCAGGTGACTCAGCAGCCGGTTGCTCCGCAGCAGGCCGCACAGGGGCCACAACAGACCATCCCCATGCAGAGACCCATGATGCCCCAGCAAGCAGCGCAGCAACGCATGATGGTGCCTACGCAGGGCCAGCAACCTCGAGCGACCCAGAGACCCGGAGCCATCGCCCCCAATGCCTTGCAGGATCTGCTACGCACCCTCAAGTCACCGAGCTCACCCCAGCAGCAACAGCAGGTCCTGAACATCCTCAAATCCAATCCACAACTTATGGCTGCTTTTATCAAACAAAGGACAGCAAAATATGCCAATCAGCCGCAGCAGCAACCAGGCATGCACGCAGCACAGCCTGCGATGCAGGGCATGGCAACCATGCAAGGGGTTCCACGGCCTGGCATGGCCCCTcagcaacaacagcagcagcccATGCCGCAGGGCACTCAGAATCAGCTCATGAACCCTGCACACACTAACAACCCGCAACTACAGGAGCTGTATCGCCGGCAGATTTTGCAacagcaacagcagcagcaacaacaacagcagcagggAGTGATGCAACAGGCACACGGCCAGTTCCCGCAGGCACAAGGAGCTGCAACCAATTACTCGCAACTTCGGATTCAGCAACAGCAGCAGTTGGCCATGCAGGGTCAGCTGCCCTCCATGGCCCAGATGGGGCAGGCCGGGTTGGGTATAGAAAGCACACCCAATCTCCTGCATCAACGCATGCTTCAGCAGCAGCAGCTTCCACAACAGCAGGCCGTGCTTAAGTCTCCCATGAGCTCACCGGCACAACAGAGTCCCATGAGCCCACAAGCTCACCTACTTACGGGCCAGCCAATGGGTAACGCACTCGGCAGTCAGGTGTGCTCGCCTGCCCCCGTACAGTCACCCAGACCTCCATCCCAGCAACCGCCTCCACATTCCAGTCCTTCCCCACAGGTTCAGCCGCAGCCGTCACCACAGCACGCACCACCTCACACAGGAGCACCCCACACGAGCCTGGCGACCCCCATGCCTGGCTCATTGGAGCAGGGACACCTGGGTACACCCGAGCAGAGTGCCATGCTTCCACAGCTTAATACGCCCAATCACGGAGGGCTGCCCAGTGACTTAAGTATGGGGGGAGATGCGACGGGAgacacgctggagaaatttgtgGAGCGATTGTAG